Proteins encoded together in one Columba livia isolate bColLiv1 breed racing homer chromosome 3, bColLiv1.pat.W.v2, whole genome shotgun sequence window:
- the OST4 gene encoding dolichyl-diphosphooligosaccharide--protein glycosyltransferase subunit 4: protein MVTDVQLAIFANMLGVSLFLLVVLYHYVAVNNPKKQE from the coding sequence ATGGTGACGGACGTGCAGCTCGCCATCTTCGCCAACATGCTGGGCGTGTCGCTGTTCCTGCTCGTCGTGCTCTACCACTACGTGGCCGTCAACAACCCCAAGAAGCAGGAGTGA